The Thalassotalea sp. LPB0316 nucleotide sequence TATAGCCGGTATTCAAGCAGCGAAGAAATGTAGTGACTTGATCCCCTTATGTCACCCGTTAATGCTGACAAAAATCAATGTCGACTTTGAAATAGATGAAAACAAACGCCGAGTCTACGTGCACACTTTGTGCAAATTAGCTGGCCAAACAGGGGTGGAAATGGAAGCGCTAACGGCGTGCTCTGTTGCTTGTTTAACCTTATACGATATGTGCAAAGCGGTCGATAAACACATGCGCATTGGCGGCATTGAAGTTATTGCTAAATCGGGTGGTAAATCAGGCGATTGGCAGAAATAGGCTCACACAGGAAAAGCCGAAATAAGGAATAA carries:
- the moaC gene encoding cyclic pyranopterin monophosphate synthase MoaC — its product is MTTQLTHLNEQGQANMVDVTDKHVTTREARAVGYIEMSELALTLIQQGEHKKGDVFAIARIAGIQAAKKCSDLIPLCHPLMLTKINVDFEIDENKRRVYVHTLCKLAGQTGVEMEALTACSVACLTLYDMCKAVDKHMRIGGIEVIAKSGGKSGDWQK